AATTATGACTATTTCttcagaaaataataaaaagaagggaTAAGTATCAGGAAAGTCTGTCAACtactaaaaaaaaatgtcatttgagTCTCTAATCTTTTTTTCGTGTCAAACTAGCCCCTCATCTTTCAATTATGGTCCACGTTAGCCCTTCCCTCAAAAAATGCTGACGTAGACCTCATTATCTGACACATTACTTTATTTTgtataaaaaaatgtaaaatatgtaTAAAGGATGACATGTcataggaaaagaaaaaatacctaaattaaaatgttaaaaaccctaattctctctcccatttctctctcttcctcctcttcctcttctcttgCCTCATTTGCTCATCCTCCTTCAATCAGATCCAACCCAAActttttacccaaaaaaatctaCAATTTCTTAAGTTTCAGTCATGTGAATAACAACTACCCTGCAAATGACAACAACGAATCAAATCTAAGGTTATAAGATGCTCTTCTTGGCCTTGAAGTGTCATCAATTTCTACGGATTTTTGGGTGCCAAGTCCTGATTACCCAAGACTTGATGAAGGCAGAATCAGGAGCTATTGACTATGTTCTTCGAGAATCTAGCTATTTTGCATATCCCTTTGTTGTGGAAGGAGGGATGTCACTTGCTCTAGAATCTGCTCTTACTATTGGGATAGGTCTGAATGAAGTAAATTTTCCTTATTAAATATAATGGGTACTTTGAAAATGTTCACATGAAGAAGATCTAGGTGGAaggaaaagatgaagaagatgaagttaATTGATAGGTGTCATTATTTAATTGGCCATTATCATGTGCATGTCATAtgaattcattaaaaaaaatcaaaattacacACATTAGTTTACGACCATTATGACGGAAAAGTGCTCTAAGGGCTTCTTTGAACCAATGCTGGAAGATTGGGGACTCAAATGACCTTTTTTTGATAGTTCAGGGGTCTCCCTCATATTTAtccctaaaaagaaaaaacactaaGCTATTGACTGGCTTATTGCAAAGTTAATGTGAGCATGACACTTGTGGAGTGTGAAGTCGCATGGTCGATACGCGACTGTGTGTGAAGGGAGTTAGTGCAGAGCAAGGAATCCTCGGTTCTGACTTACTTGACATATATAATTTGAACCGCAAGAACAAATATTGATAGGTCACCGCCTCTTTGTTTTTTAATATCTTCCCGTCTAGGAGATTTGTGATGCAGCTCACACCCAACTAAGCCCTGGCGTTCATGACGTGGACAACACTAAACCAAAGGATGACCCTGGTAATATGGGAAGGACCACGTGACGATCAAAGACTTATGTCCTCCTTTTTTTTGCCTTTGCGTGAAGGGTTGCTTCTGTTTTAGCTTTCCTCCTTTTGTTCTCTGACAAATGGTGTTTATAGCCATTACTTAATTTACCTTTTGTTGTCTTTACCTTCTTATCTATTTAAGGGTTTCTCTTGTAGCCGTCCAGGCAGTTGATGAATTTGTAACAAATCTTTCGAGAGATCTTAGAAGTAGAATCAGTTTACTTTTATTTGCAAAGATCCATTAAGGTTATCTTTTACGACTCAGTATTATCCTCCGATGATCTTGTAGCCTGCTATTCAGTTATTCTTCTCTCTTCACTCAGCTACTTTGACTTGTCCAGTTCTTACGGGGACTGCACCAAGTGGTATAGAAGACAATCGGATCCTCTATGTGGACTCGGAGTGGTCGGCCTTACTTGGCTTCCACCATGTCTGCTCAAGTCAATGACGAGGCTCTACTGGAGCTTAGCCAGCAGATTCAAGCTTTGGGAAACCAATTCCAAACTTCAATCCAGAAGGGCTCGCAACGTCTCGATTTGTTGTCTGTCGACGGAAGTGACAAACCTCCACTTCGCATGCTGGACCTGACAGCACCTCTACTGTAGGGGGCAACCGCCTCACACCTCTGGAGGAGCATACTCCCTCTTCCTACCACAGTGTCGACTGTACTGGCTCATACCACCTGGACACCATGTTCCAACAGCGTCGAACTGACCCCACAGACGATGTTAAGCATCTCATTCGTGTGGACGTCCAAGAATTTTGGGGTGACCTCAACCCCGCTACCTTTCACGACTGTTGAGGATTATTTTCGTTGGTACAAAATGCCTAATAAATGCAAGGTCGATTACGCAATCATGAAATTGAAGGGCAACGCTCGCATTTGGTGGCTGAATATAGAGGAACAAGCCTTGCGTTTGGAACGGCCAACGATTTCTGAATTGGCTGAGATGAAATTTCGCCTCAAGGAGAGATATATGCCTACTGATTATATGCCTCAAGGAGATGAAATTTCGCCTCAAGGAGAAATATATGCCTCAAGGAGAATTTGTGCTGGTGTGGCAATGGCTGAGACAATGTTTGTGTATTCTCTTGCAACACTTTTACACTCTTTTGATTGGAAATTGCCACAAGGAGAGAAGTTGGATCTCACTGAAAAGTTTGGGATTGTCTTGAAGTTGAAGAATCCTCTTGTTGCAGTCCCAATTCCCAGGCTATCTGATCCTAAACTTTATGACTAGCTAGGCAGTTAAAGAAGTGATGGATGTTGTGatcttttttgctttcttttaacTTACAAGTTTGATGTTATCGTATTTATCATGTATTATACACCTGTCttgtaatttaaaataaataaatttgtctGGCAAATTCCACCTGCTGTTGCTGACAGAATGCCTGTCTATCGATCAGCTACCATAGGCGATCGAGCGCCTGTCAAGCACTGCTCATGATTGAActgtcaaagaaaaaaagaaaaaacatgtaGGGTCGCATGGGACCtgcatgaagaaaaaaaagttttgtaGTAAAAGACGTCTTGTTTTTTATGGTGTTTTTTCTTTAGTGGTGGGTGAGCAATTATGATGCAGAAAGTATAGAAGTTGGATGGATGGTAAACAATTTTTCCCCTTTACATGGTGACGGTTTCTTACCTTAATTAATgctagtaataataataaatcactTGATTAAAGCAAATAAAGGTCTGTTGTATTttctaattaatttattttttgttctattCCTTTAGGTGAATCCAACCCTATATAATAAAGATGATCGGACTAGACTTTTTATTTACACAAATGTAAGGATTATATTATGGGTGATAATAGtaactttcaatttttttatgttatatTAGACCCTTCTCTAAAATTCATTTATTAACTGCGCTTGTTTGTTTGCTTTTGATTTGATCTATAGACAGCTGCGGCACGGTGTTTGAACTTACATTGTGATATTTCTGTCGATTCGGTTATTAACCCAGTGTCTCAGAGGGGGGGATTTTTATACGTTCAAAGACTTCTAATTTATCGGGTAAACAATATTCctgtcacatatatatatatatatatgtatgtatgtatgtattcgattttctttgcttttataTTCTATTCAAATCTAATGTTACTAGTTTCATGATAGGATTCACCTAGCTGGAATTGGTGGCTTGTACTTGGCCCAAAACGAACCGAACTGAGGTTTTGACCAAACCATATTTTCACTACGTTGACAAAGGTAGCTACCTATGTAGAATGGGTTGGAAAAGCATACAGTCCACCCAACATTCCTAGTCCTCCCATGGGTACTGGGGAACGTGTGTATGGAGAAAGGGAATGGGACGCATATTGCAGCAGGATTGGTACTGTAAATGAAAATTATGTGATCGTTAAAGCTACAGAGACATCTCCTTATGTTGACATTCCAGACCATTATCAAGTTCTTGATAAGGGCTTTTATGTCAGATGTATTTGTGAGTCCAAAATGCTCTCTTTTGAGCGTTTAATAAATGAAATCTATTTAATCCAATCCGAAttatacacaatatatatatatatatataagacaaaAAGGTATATTTCGTCTCCTAACTATAAGCGTGGTTTCATTTCGTCCtaatctctcttttttctaaTTTAATGTCTTAACTATGAAAAAGTACATATTTCATCCTTCAAGTTAGTTTGAGGTCGGAAAAATATGATATTACACCTATGTGACATATAAGAGAAATTCAATTTGTCAAACTACACGGATAATTTCAATGATATATTCTTAAGGTATTTAAATTTGAGACTTTTAATCCCTGAAATTAAATCCTTAAATCAAACCCCAAAACCCAAAGCCCCAAATTGAATCCCCAAATCAAACCGCAAAGCCtcaaattgagcctttgtggaTTCCCAAATCAAAACCCCAGAGCCCAAATTGAATCCTAAATTAAAGACGAATCAAACAAGACCAACAAGATACAAATCAACATCATGAAGAATGGAGGTTATGAGATCATCTTCGAAGAGCTTCACTTGGTAATTGACAATGAAATTGGCGCTGTATGGGCAGAAGGACTCAAACCAAATCCACTCTCACGCTTGCGTGATTTGAAACCAAACCATCAATGAGTTTGAACAAGCATGACAAAAGAATCATTACAGTCATCGTGAAGCTTTGAACCAACAACTACAACAACAAACCATGAACAAAAATCGGTTATCTTTTTtgctgcagttttttttttcctcccaacTTCATCTGTCATTCACAAC
This DNA window, taken from Tripterygium wilfordii isolate XIE 37 chromosome 20, ASM1340144v1, whole genome shotgun sequence, encodes the following:
- the LOC119987532 gene encoding uncharacterized protein LOC119987532 — its product is MSAQVNDEALLELSQQIQALGNQFQTSIQKGSQRLDLLSVDGSDKPPLRMLDLTAPLLVELTPQTMLSISFVWTSKNFGVTSTPLPFTTVEDYFRWYKMPNKCKVDYAIMKLKGNARIWWLNIEEQALRLERPTISELAEMKFRLKERYMPTDYMPQGDEISPQGEIYASRRICAGVAMAETMFVYSLATLLHSFDWKLPQGEKLDLTEKFGIVLKLKNPLVAVPIPRLSDPKLYD